A region from the Methanofollis liminatans DSM 4140 genome encodes:
- a CDS encoding carboxypeptidase-like regulatory domain-containing protein — MRGAHLLLAGLAALCIVLLAAQAASPMLWTAADAAATVAERDLSVAAKMNADKAESVLPLMQDLLSQSGTIVLSVKVKDWESAQRDLERYAEMTQSMSNLVVSLDLSETDVQDFSSRSRENVEALRTLVNGTQRFEEIKELQIEYRNKDDPGKLYSIIYEGEALRDELSQAYTSYAGQKEQLTDIGQKYEADTTAYEESVDGYKEIVEEVAEVQVQEVSASAPVLPPPAISIFLTPEEARYGESVQVRGLLATGEDGAGVDLYIDSRLAANVTTAESGRYEFVYTVGRNRAGTHLAYVQSGRSVSDLAQFSVLSSPSDLTLAAKANASAGLAACTGRLTALGRGVPGAEVAVFVDGNATAWGKTAENGAYQIEVPLEPGQYTIKTVFAGEGFPLEPSESQELEVAIVDPFGLIKTVLTALAAVSFGLIAGLAYLRRSRRPAPPEPAVQPPAVVEEEQEEEEIPEPPEPVGPLSPLDEAALLWERFAVAAGRRFGIKNPRAKTPREVAAALAETPAADAAGAFARLYERVRYAGTPCGEDEVGELRTFYEAVAGG, encoded by the coding sequence ATGAGAGGGGCGCACCTCCTCCTGGCCGGGCTCGCCGCCCTCTGCATCGTCCTGCTCGCAGCCCAGGCGGCGAGCCCCATGCTCTGGACGGCAGCGGACGCCGCCGCCACGGTGGCCGAGCGCGACCTCTCGGTGGCGGCGAAGATGAACGCCGATAAGGCGGAGTCGGTCCTCCCCCTGATGCAGGACCTCCTCTCGCAGTCCGGGACGATCGTCCTCTCGGTGAAGGTGAAGGACTGGGAGAGCGCCCAGAGAGACCTCGAACGCTACGCCGAGATGACGCAGTCGATGAGCAACCTGGTCGTCTCCCTGGACCTCTCGGAGACCGACGTCCAGGACTTCTCCAGCCGGAGCCGGGAGAACGTGGAGGCGCTGCGCACCCTGGTGAACGGGACGCAGCGCTTCGAGGAGATCAAGGAGCTCCAGATCGAGTACAGGAACAAGGACGACCCCGGCAAGCTCTACTCGATCATCTACGAGGGCGAGGCCCTGCGGGACGAGCTCTCCCAGGCCTACACCTCGTACGCCGGCCAGAAGGAGCAGCTGACCGATATCGGCCAGAAGTACGAGGCCGACACCACCGCCTACGAGGAGAGCGTGGACGGCTACAAGGAGATCGTCGAGGAGGTGGCAGAGGTCCAGGTCCAGGAGGTGAGCGCCTCGGCCCCGGTGCTGCCGCCGCCGGCGATCTCGATCTTCCTCACGCCCGAGGAGGCGCGGTACGGCGAGTCGGTCCAGGTCCGCGGCCTCCTCGCCACCGGCGAGGACGGCGCCGGGGTGGACCTCTACATCGACAGCCGCCTCGCCGCCAACGTCACCACCGCAGAGAGCGGGCGCTACGAGTTCGTCTATACGGTGGGGAGGAACCGGGCCGGAACGCACCTCGCCTATGTGCAGTCAGGCAGGTCGGTCTCAGACCTGGCGCAGTTCTCGGTGCTCTCCTCGCCCTCAGACCTCACCCTCGCGGCAAAGGCGAACGCCTCGGCAGGGCTTGCGGCCTGCACCGGCAGGCTGACGGCCCTCGGCCGCGGCGTCCCCGGCGCCGAGGTGGCGGTCTTCGTCGACGGGAACGCCACCGCCTGGGGAAAAACCGCGGAGAACGGGGCGTACCAGATCGAGGTCCCCCTGGAGCCCGGGCAGTATACGATCAAGACGGTCTTCGCCGGCGAGGGCTTCCCGCTGGAGCCCTCTGAGAGCCAGGAGCTGGAGGTGGCGATCGTCGACCCCTTCGGGCTGATCAAGACGGTTCTCACCGCCCTCGCCGCCGTCTCGTTCGGGCTGATCGCCGGGCTTGCGTACCTCCGCCGCTCCCGGCGGCCGGCGCCCCCGGAGCCCGCGGTGCAGCCCCCCGCGGTGGTGGAGGAAGAGCAAGAGGAGGAAGAGATCCCGGAGCCCCCTGAGCCTGTCGGCCCGCTCTCCCCCCTGGACGAAGCCGCCCTCCTCTGGGAGCGCTTCGCCGTCGCCGCGGGGAGGCGCTTCGGGATCAAAAACCCGCGCGCGAAGACCCCGCGCGAGGTCGCCGCCGCCCTCGCGGAGACGCCGGCCGCGGACGCCGCGGGGGCGTTCGCCCGCCTGTACGAACGGGTGCGGTATGCCGGCACCCCCTGCGGCGAGGACGAGGTGGGAGAACTGCGCACCTTCTATGAGGCGGTCGCCGGGGGATAA
- a CDS encoding type II toxin-antitoxin system HicB family antitoxin: protein MSENRLRYTVLMEQNEDGGYTVTVPSLPGCISEGSTWEEALANIEEAIAGYLEVARKLGRPIPVEVSVSLNTINAV from the coding sequence TTGTCAGAGAATCGTCTGCGCTACACAGTACTCATGGAGCAGAACGAGGACGGAGGCTACACCGTAACGGTTCCATCGCTCCCCGGCTGCATCAGTGAGGGGTCCACCTGGGAAGAAGCGCTGGCAAACATCGAGGAGGCGATCGCGGGCTACCTTGAGGTAGCCAGAAAACTGGGACGGCCCATTCCCGTTGAGGTTTCCGTATCTCTCAATACAATCAATGCAGTATGA
- a CDS encoding glycosyltransferase family 2 protein gives MSQEVQVRCRDGSSGMQERGVHPGYAPLRGRVLTDDPASLATLTGCAEGQTIAAMPAYNEEQYIAKTIVGAYRYVDLVLVIDDGSSDATVEIAQALGALVIRHRTNLGYGGALRTIFSVSRTLGAGALVILDSDGQHSPDDLPALLNGLEEGSDVVIGSRFLDGSKGDIPAYRKVGMKVLDTATQFAGGDLKVSDSQSGFRAYGRRAIGAVHVTGEGMSAGSEILIQAADAGLAISEVPITVRYDIEGTSSENPVSHGVGVLMNIVRLISLRRPLVFFGIPGALFTGVGLAAELYAFSEFYQAGQFHYIVFTGGIFSLMLGLLLVTTGLILYSLVEIMGSQKQCSGGNSNGL, from the coding sequence ATGTCTCAGGAAGTACAGGTGCGCTGCCGGGACGGATCTTCCGGTATGCAGGAAAGAGGAGTTCACCCGGGGTATGCTCCTCTCAGGGGCCGGGTGCTCACGGACGATCCGGCCTCCCTCGCCACGCTGACCGGGTGTGCCGAAGGGCAGACGATCGCCGCGATGCCGGCCTACAACGAGGAGCAGTACATCGCGAAGACGATCGTCGGCGCATACCGCTACGTCGACCTGGTCCTCGTGATCGACGACGGCTCCTCCGACGCCACCGTCGAGATTGCGCAGGCCCTCGGCGCCCTCGTGATCAGGCACCGGACGAACCTGGGCTACGGCGGGGCGCTGCGGACGATCTTCTCGGTCTCCCGCACCCTGGGCGCCGGCGCCCTGGTGATCCTCGACTCCGACGGCCAGCACAGCCCCGATGATCTCCCTGCCCTCCTGAACGGCCTTGAGGAGGGCTCGGACGTGGTGATCGGCTCCCGCTTCCTGGACGGCTCGAAGGGCGACATTCCTGCCTACCGCAAGGTCGGCATGAAGGTCCTCGACACCGCCACGCAGTTTGCCGGCGGCGACCTGAAGGTTTCGGACTCCCAGAGCGGCTTTCGGGCATACGGCCGGCGGGCGATCGGGGCCGTGCACGTCACCGGCGAGGGGATGTCCGCGGGATCCGAGATCCTGATCCAGGCGGCCGACGCCGGCCTTGCGATCTCGGAGGTGCCGATCACGGTGCGCTACGACATCGAGGGGACGTCCTCGGAGAACCCGGTCTCGCACGGGGTCGGGGTGCTGATGAACATCGTGCGGCTGATCAGTCTGCGCCGGCCGCTGGTGTTTTTCGGGATCCCGGGGGCGCTCTTTACGGGTGTTGGGCTGGCGGCTGAACTCTATGCGTTTTCGGAGTTTTACCAGGCCGGGCAGTTTCATTATATTGTGTTTACCGGGGGGATCTTCTCGTTGATGCTGGGGTTGCTGCTCGTGACGACGGGGTTGATTTTGTACTCGCTGGTGGAGATTATGGGTTCGCAAAAGCAGTGTTCTGGAGGGAATAGTAATGGGTTATAG
- a CDS encoding type II toxin-antitoxin system HicA family toxin gives MKLPRITGERAIRALKKAGFEEVGVRGSHHYLYHAGRGAIVTIPVHAGKTLAPKTLQTILFQAGLSVDEFRTLL, from the coding sequence ATGAAACTTCCAAGAATCACCGGGGAGAGAGCGATCAGGGCCCTTAAAAAAGCGGGTTTTGAGGAAGTTGGAGTGCGAGGCAGCCACCACTACCTCTATCATGCCGGGCGCGGTGCCATCGTCACGATTCCGGTACACGCCGGGAAGACCCTTGCTCCAAAGACACTTCAGACGATTCTATTTCAGGCCGGGCTCTCTGTCGACGAGTTTCGGACGCTCCTGTAA